One genomic region from Cellulomonas hominis encodes:
- a CDS encoding RecQ family ATP-dependent DNA helicase codes for MAGRDATGGPPPGLDDAVRRVLGAGTTLREAQRDALDGLRDRDTLLVARSGAGKTAVYAIATLLSGRLTVVVSPLLALQRDQVAGLREAGLRAEAVSSARGARAQRDALDRAAAGDLDVLVLGPEQLVRRPVAEALDRAPVGLVVVDEAHCVSEWGHDFRPDYVHVAGTVRRLGGPRVLALTATASPQVRQEIVERLGMSDPRVLVHDADRPNIWLGAHHAATPRERDDRVVEVVAGLDGAGLVYARTRSHVADLVAALAAAGRSALGYHAGLPAGERAEVERAFLGGRRDLVVATSAFGMGVDRADVRFVVHAGPPTSLDAYYQEVGRAGRDGEPARAVLVVRPDDFGLNQYLRSGGVPRRGTLGAVLDAVRDGAPDQQALVAASGLAARTVSRALGVLLDAGAVERTDDGGLRATGTTAAQAARTAAERQEERRAIERSRVEVVRTYADTTDCRRRLLLELLGERHPRPCGACDSCDAGTSVEVEDAPLRPGQAVEHAEFGAGQVSVVEEDRVTVFFADRGYVTLDTAVAWESGLLRDAG; via the coding sequence GTGGCGGGACGCGACGCGACCGGCGGCCCACCGCCGGGGCTGGACGACGCCGTCCGCCGGGTGCTCGGCGCCGGCACCACGCTCCGGGAGGCGCAGCGCGACGCGCTCGACGGGCTCCGGGACCGCGACACGCTCCTGGTCGCGCGCTCCGGTGCCGGCAAGACGGCGGTCTACGCCATCGCCACTCTGCTGAGCGGGCGGCTCACGGTGGTGGTCTCGCCGCTGCTCGCCCTGCAGCGGGACCAGGTCGCCGGGCTGCGGGAGGCCGGGCTGCGCGCCGAGGCGGTCAGCTCGGCCCGCGGGGCGCGCGCCCAGCGGGACGCGCTGGACCGCGCGGCGGCGGGCGACCTCGACGTCCTGGTGCTCGGGCCGGAGCAGCTCGTGCGCCGGCCCGTCGCCGAGGCGCTGGACCGCGCGCCCGTGGGCCTGGTCGTCGTGGACGAGGCGCACTGCGTCAGCGAGTGGGGGCACGACTTCCGCCCGGACTACGTGCACGTCGCCGGGACGGTGCGGCGGCTCGGCGGGCCGCGGGTGCTGGCGCTGACCGCGACGGCGTCGCCGCAGGTGCGGCAGGAGATCGTCGAGCGGCTGGGCATGTCCGACCCGCGCGTCCTCGTCCACGACGCCGACCGGCCGAACATCTGGCTCGGCGCGCACCACGCCGCCACGCCCCGCGAGCGGGACGACCGGGTGGTGGAGGTGGTCGCCGGCCTCGACGGCGCCGGGCTGGTGTACGCGCGGACCCGCTCGCACGTGGCCGACCTCGTCGCGGCCCTCGCGGCGGCGGGCCGGTCGGCCCTGGGGTACCACGCGGGGCTCCCGGCGGGCGAGCGGGCGGAGGTCGAGCGGGCCTTCCTCGGCGGTCGACGCGACCTCGTCGTCGCCACCAGCGCCTTCGGGATGGGCGTCGACCGGGCGGACGTGCGGTTCGTCGTGCACGCCGGGCCGCCGACGTCGCTGGACGCCTACTACCAGGAGGTCGGGCGGGCGGGCCGCGACGGGGAGCCCGCGCGGGCGGTGCTGGTCGTCCGGCCCGACGACTTCGGCCTCAACCAGTACCTGCGCTCCGGCGGCGTGCCGCGGCGCGGGACGCTCGGCGCCGTGCTGGACGCCGTGCGGGACGGCGCCCCCGACCAGCAGGCGCTCGTCGCGGCCAGCGGTCTCGCGGCGCGGACCGTGTCCCGCGCGCTCGGGGTGCTGCTGGACGCCGGCGCCGTGGAGCGCACCGACGACGGCGGCCTGCGCGCCACCGGCACCACCGCCGCGCAGGCCGCGCGCACCGCCGCGGAGCGCCAGGAGGAGCGCCGGGCGATCGAGCGGTCGCGCGTCGAGGTGGTCCGGACCTACGCCGACACCACCGACTGCCGCCGCCGGCTGCTGCTCGAGCTGCTCGGCGAGCGGCACCCGCGCCCGTGCGGGGCGTGCGACTCCTGCGACGCCGGGACCTCCGTCGAGGTCGAGGACGCGCCGCTGCGGCCCGGGCAGGCCGTCGAGCACGCGGAGTTCGGGGCCGGTCAGGTCTCCGTCGTCGAGGAGGACCGGGTCACCGTGTTCTTCGCCGACCGCGGGTACGTCACGCTCGACACCGCGGTCGCGTGGGAGTCGGGGCTGCTGCGCGACGCGGGCTGA
- a CDS encoding glycoside hydrolase family 16 protein — protein MASRTDLPRHPGPPGPVEVDERFAAPPGDRGWTLAYLPAWSSRAEAAATARTGPDGLHLSLPPEHPVWCPGVHEPPLRVSAAQSGTWSGPAGSTRGQQPFADGLVVREEQPARWAYTPWFGTVEVTCRARVGPGSMFSAWLVGVEDVPERSGEICLVEVFGDALGTDEDGMPTAALGHGVHPFRDPALREEFAAPRTALDVGAWHTYGAVWRPGGVTFTLDGRPTAEVAQAPDYPVQLLLAVFDFPDAPHGPGAPDVPELVVGRVRGTAAHGPSSTSA, from the coding sequence ATGGCGTCCCGCACGGACCTGCCCCGCCACCCCGGACCGCCCGGACCGGTCGAGGTGGACGAGCGCTTCGCCGCGCCGCCCGGGGACCGAGGCTGGACCCTCGCCTACCTGCCGGCGTGGAGCTCGCGCGCCGAGGCCGCCGCCACCGCCCGGACCGGTCCCGACGGCCTGCACCTGTCCCTGCCCCCGGAGCACCCCGTCTGGTGCCCGGGCGTGCACGAGCCGCCCCTGCGGGTGTCCGCGGCGCAGAGCGGCACGTGGTCCGGACCCGCCGGGAGCACCCGGGGCCAGCAGCCGTTCGCGGACGGGCTGGTCGTGCGCGAGGAGCAGCCCGCCCGCTGGGCCTACACGCCCTGGTTCGGCACGGTCGAGGTGACCTGCCGCGCGCGCGTCGGGCCGGGGTCGATGTTCTCGGCCTGGCTGGTCGGGGTCGAGGACGTCCCCGAGCGCAGCGGCGAGATCTGCCTGGTCGAGGTGTTCGGCGACGCGCTGGGCACCGACGAGGACGGGATGCCGACGGCCGCGCTCGGGCACGGCGTGCACCCGTTCCGCGACCCGGCGCTGCGCGAGGAGTTCGCGGCGCCCCGGACCGCGCTCGACGTCGGCGCCTGGCACACGTACGGCGCGGTGTGGCGGCCCGGCGGGGTCACGTTCACGCTCGACGGGCGGCCGACGGCCGAGGTCGCCCAGGCGCCCGACTACCCGGTGCAGCTGCTGCTCGCGGTGTTCGACTTCCCGGACGCGCCGCACGGCCCCGGGGCGCCGGACGTCCCCGAGCTGGTGGTCGGCCGGGTGCGCGGGACGGCGGCTCACGGGCCGAGCTCGACGTCGGCGTAG
- a CDS encoding DNA/RNA non-specific endonuclease — MGTVAAAEPSALADRLREQERYQQELATRRVRERDAERAPALEDLDQGAEIAAANDPVRVAKRVDRVSRYLTGRDPDSVPADAPPDALLADAAARLDLPDEPGVLLERVINQPDFLAVRYLEGGHVAQRTVGRVVIRDAAGRTAGYGTGFLVSAHLLLTNHHVLPSADVAAASCVELDFQRGLDGRRRAVVELGFDPGRFFVADPTLDFALVQIAGAPASTAPFGWSRLTEAQGTVVVGESVSIVQHPRGREKEVVLRENKLVDIPEQVLHYLTDTEPGSSGSPVFNDQWEVVALHHASVRLGEQFVNEGIRISRILRHVRAAQLDAEGRARVAALGTAASPHGRVVETGPGADGTAGRTPDGTAGGTTDGTVTVDVPVRITVHVRAGVPAVVARAGAEVPAPPAPIAPPVPEAPPADVAPAAAPPGHDGATAAVALAQPVEELAVDPDYAGRGGYDPDFLGVSLPLPGVGTNAAVASAELRYHHFSVVMHRERRLALLAAVNLDGARADGPLRSDDRWILDPRLPREEQTGAEVYRDNALDRGHLVRRLDPAWGPQARAANDDTFHYTNSAPQHHAFNAGSTLWLGLEEYVLGTAWRDRLRVSVVSGPVLAPDDPPYRGVLLPRQFYKVVAVVGGAGDLSVTGYVLGQHAFLPGVLTEGAFGPFRTFQVPVSLVAALTGLDLAAHAAADPLRHLEATVAARPLRSYADVELGP, encoded by the coding sequence ATGGGCACCGTCGCCGCAGCCGAGCCGTCCGCGCTCGCCGACCGCCTGCGCGAGCAGGAGCGCTACCAGCAGGAGCTCGCCACCCGGCGGGTCCGCGAACGGGACGCCGAACGGGCCCCGGCGCTCGAGGACCTGGACCAGGGCGCCGAGATCGCCGCCGCCAACGACCCGGTGCGGGTCGCCAAGCGGGTCGACCGGGTGAGCCGGTACCTCACCGGCCGCGACCCGGACTCCGTGCCCGCCGACGCGCCACCCGACGCGCTGCTCGCCGACGCCGCCGCCCGGCTCGACCTGCCCGACGAGCCCGGGGTGCTGCTGGAGCGCGTCATCAACCAGCCGGACTTCCTCGCCGTGCGGTACCTCGAGGGCGGGCACGTCGCACAGCGCACCGTCGGGCGCGTGGTCATCCGGGACGCCGCCGGCCGGACCGCCGGGTACGGGACGGGCTTCCTCGTGTCCGCGCACCTGCTGCTGACCAACCACCACGTGCTGCCGTCCGCGGACGTCGCGGCGGCCTCCTGCGTCGAGCTCGACTTCCAGCGCGGGCTGGACGGGCGGCGGCGCGCGGTCGTCGAGCTCGGGTTCGACCCCGGGCGGTTCTTCGTGGCCGACCCGACGCTCGACTTCGCGCTCGTCCAGATCGCCGGGGCGCCCGCGTCGACGGCCCCCTTCGGCTGGAGCCGGCTGACGGAGGCGCAGGGCACGGTCGTCGTGGGGGAGAGCGTCTCGATCGTGCAGCACCCGCGCGGCCGGGAGAAGGAGGTCGTGCTGCGGGAGAACAAGCTCGTCGACATCCCCGAGCAGGTGCTGCACTACCTGACCGACACCGAGCCGGGGTCGTCGGGGTCGCCCGTGTTCAACGACCAGTGGGAGGTCGTCGCCCTGCACCACGCGAGCGTGCGGCTGGGGGAGCAGTTCGTGAACGAGGGCATCCGGATCAGCCGGATCCTGCGGCACGTGCGGGCCGCGCAGCTCGACGCGGAGGGGCGCGCGCGGGTCGCGGCGCTCGGGACCGCGGCGAGCCCGCACGGGCGGGTCGTCGAGACCGGGCCCGGCGCCGACGGGACGGCGGGCAGGACGCCGGACGGGACGGCGGGCGGGACGACGGACGGCACCGTGACGGTCGACGTACCGGTGCGGATCACGGTGCACGTCCGGGCCGGGGTGCCGGCGGTCGTCGCGCGCGCGGGTGCCGAGGTCCCCGCGCCGCCCGCCCCGATCGCGCCGCCCGTCCCGGAGGCGCCCCCGGCCGACGTCGCCCCGGCCGCCGCGCCTCCCGGGCACGACGGCGCGACGGCCGCCGTCGCGCTCGCGCAGCCCGTCGAGGAGCTCGCCGTCGACCCCGACTACGCCGGGCGCGGCGGCTACGACCCGGACTTCCTCGGCGTCTCCCTGCCGCTGCCGGGCGTGGGCACGAACGCGGCCGTCGCCTCCGCGGAGCTGCGGTACCACCACTTCAGCGTCGTCATGCACCGGGAGCGCCGGCTCGCCCTGCTCGCCGCGGTCAACCTGGACGGCGCCCGCGCGGACGGCCCGCTGCGGTCCGACGACCGCTGGATCCTCGACCCGCGCCTGCCGCGCGAGGAGCAGACCGGCGCCGAGGTGTACCGGGACAACGCCCTGGACCGCGGCCACCTGGTGCGCCGCCTGGACCCCGCGTGGGGCCCGCAGGCGCGTGCGGCGAACGACGACACCTTCCACTACACGAACTCGGCGCCGCAGCACCACGCGTTCAACGCGGGCTCGACCCTGTGGCTCGGGCTCGAGGAGTACGTGCTGGGCACGGCCTGGCGCGACCGCCTGCGGGTCAGCGTCGTCAGCGGGCCGGTGCTCGCGCCGGACGACCCGCCGTACCGCGGGGTGCTGCTGCCGCGGCAGTTCTACAAGGTCGTCGCGGTCGTCGGGGGGGCGGGGGACCTCAGCGTGACGGGCTACGTGCTGGGGCAGCACGCGTTCCTCCCCGGCGTGCTGACCGAGGGTGCGTTCGGGCCGTTCCGCACGTTCCAGGTGCCGGTGTCGCTCGTCGCGGCGCTCACCGGCCTCGACCTGGCCGCCCACGCCGCCGCCGACCCGCTGCGGCACCTGGAGGCGACGGTCGCCGCCCGCCCGCTGCGGAGCTACGCCGACGTCGAGCTCGGCCCGTGA
- a CDS encoding alpha/beta hydrolase, with the protein MRTLVLVHGRAQEHKDPLAVKREWLDALDEGAHHAGRPLDLPDDRVRLPYYGQTLFDLVSGADPERAAEVVVRGPGDGTGEEELFVREALLEIVREAGVSDADVQAAAGDEVVERGPLNWRWVRAALTALDRLPNVSAWSVALATRDVYQYLHNVRVRDTIENGVRQALDDTDEAVVVAHSLGTVVAYNLLRREAADRGWKVPLLVTLGSPLAVSAISRTLRPLSWPEPVGTWFNAFDPEDVVALHPLAAPHFAVDRIENYGKVDNPTSNQHGISGYLSDARVAATILEAVHD; encoded by the coding sequence ATGAGAACGCTCGTCCTGGTGCACGGCCGCGCCCAGGAGCACAAGGACCCGCTGGCGGTGAAGCGGGAGTGGCTGGACGCGCTCGACGAGGGCGCGCACCACGCCGGCCGCCCGCTCGACCTGCCGGACGACCGCGTGCGCCTGCCGTACTACGGGCAGACGCTGTTCGACCTGGTCAGCGGCGCGGACCCGGAGCGCGCGGCGGAGGTCGTGGTCCGCGGCCCGGGCGACGGCACGGGCGAGGAGGAGCTGTTCGTGCGGGAGGCGCTGCTGGAGATCGTCCGGGAGGCGGGCGTGTCCGACGCGGACGTGCAGGCGGCCGCGGGCGACGAGGTCGTCGAGCGCGGTCCGCTCAACTGGCGCTGGGTGCGGGCGGCGCTGACCGCGCTGGACCGGCTCCCGAACGTGAGCGCGTGGTCGGTGGCGCTGGCGACCCGCGACGTCTACCAGTACCTGCACAACGTGCGGGTCCGGGACACGATCGAGAACGGCGTGCGGCAGGCGCTCGACGACACGGACGAGGCGGTCGTGGTCGCGCACTCCCTCGGCACGGTCGTCGCCTACAACCTGCTGCGCCGGGAGGCGGCGGACCGGGGCTGGAAGGTCCCGCTGCTCGTGACGCTGGGCTCGCCGCTGGCGGTGTCCGCGATCAGCCGCACGCTGCGCCCCCTGTCCTGGCCGGAGCCGGTGGGCACCTGGTTCAACGCGTTCGACCCGGAGGACGTCGTCGCGCTGCACCCGCTGGCCGCGCCGCACTTCGCGGTCGACCGCATCGAGAACTACGGCAAGGTCGACAACCCGACGTCCAACCAGCACGGCATCTCCGGGTACCTGTCGGACGCGCGGGTGGCCGCGACCATCCTGGAGGCCGTGCACGACTAG
- a CDS encoding MFS transporter, translating into MSRLVETVVPARLGRPFRWLLASSWVSNLGDGIALAAGPLLVASLTSDARLVALGATLQWLPPLLFGLLAGALADRWDRRLIVVVVNGARVVVLAGLAATIATGHATVAVVLAALFLLGSAEIFADNAAQTFLPMLVARDDLAVANARLQTGFITVNQLAGPPLGAALFAAGAVWPVAAQAVLVAAAVLLVARITLPPVPRDPGAARPHLGREIVEGLRWVRRHAAVRTLVLTIFIFNITFGAAWSVLVLYATQRLGLGSVGFGLLTTVSAVGGLAGTAAYGWITRRVSLGNLMRIGLVVETLTHLGLALTRQPAVALAIFFVFGAHAFVWGTTSVTVRQRAVPTALQGRVGAVNTVGVFGGLVLGSALGGVLAEHGGVTAPFWFACAGSAVFVVAIWGQLRHVAHADEAAAPLPADEPARG; encoded by the coding sequence GTGAGCCGCCTCGTCGAGACCGTCGTCCCCGCCCGCCTCGGGCGGCCCTTCCGGTGGCTGCTCGCCTCGTCCTGGGTGAGCAACCTGGGCGACGGGATCGCCCTGGCGGCCGGGCCGCTGCTCGTCGCCTCGCTCACCTCGGACGCCCGGCTGGTCGCGCTCGGCGCCACGCTGCAGTGGCTGCCGCCGCTGCTGTTCGGTCTGCTCGCGGGCGCCCTCGCCGACCGCTGGGACCGCCGCCTGATCGTCGTCGTCGTGAACGGCGCCCGGGTCGTCGTCCTGGCGGGCCTCGCGGCGACGATCGCCACCGGGCACGCCACGGTCGCCGTCGTGCTGGCCGCCCTGTTCCTCCTCGGTTCCGCGGAGATCTTCGCGGACAACGCGGCGCAGACCTTCCTGCCGATGCTCGTGGCCCGGGACGACCTCGCGGTCGCGAACGCCCGGCTGCAGACCGGCTTCATCACGGTGAACCAGCTCGCCGGTCCTCCCCTGGGCGCCGCGCTGTTCGCCGCCGGGGCGGTCTGGCCGGTCGCCGCGCAGGCGGTGCTCGTGGCGGCGGCCGTGCTGCTCGTCGCCCGGATCACGCTGCCGCCCGTCCCGCGCGACCCGGGAGCCGCCCGCCCGCACCTCGGCCGGGAGATCGTCGAGGGCCTGCGCTGGGTGCGGCGGCACGCGGCGGTGCGCACCCTGGTGCTGACCATCTTCATCTTCAACATCACGTTCGGCGCCGCGTGGTCGGTGCTCGTGCTGTACGCGACGCAGCGCCTCGGCCTCGGGTCGGTGGGCTTCGGCCTGCTCACCACCGTCAGCGCGGTCGGCGGCCTGGCGGGCACGGCGGCCTACGGCTGGATCACCCGGCGGGTGTCGCTCGGGAACCTCATGCGGATCGGGCTGGTGGTCGAGACGCTGACCCACCTCGGCCTCGCCCTCACCCGGCAGCCGGCGGTCGCGCTGGCGATCTTCTTCGTGTTCGGGGCGCACGCGTTCGTCTGGGGCACGACGTCGGTCACGGTGCGGCAGCGCGCCGTGCCGACCGCGTTGCAGGGCCGGGTCGGCGCGGTGAACACCGTCGGCGTGTTCGGCGGCCTGGTGCTCGGCTCGGCCCTGGGCGGCGTGCTCGCCGAGCACGGCGGCGTCACCGCGCCCTTCTGGTTCGCGTGCGCGGGCTCCGCGGTGTTCGTGGTCGCGATCTGGGGCCAGCTGCGGCACGTCGCGCACGCGGACGAGGCCGCGGCCCCGCTCCCGGCGGACGAGCCCGCCCGGGGGTGA
- a CDS encoding SHOCT domain-containing protein, whose protein sequence is MPGLIRGVARTAVVAGTASAVAGRVQRRQQGRWAEQDAQQAQAQAYQQQQAQQAYAQQQQAYAQPAYGQSPYPQEPYTAPAPAQPTSPGVPAGSDMDARIAQLRDLAALRDQGVLSPEEFEAQKARILG, encoded by the coding sequence ATGCCCGGACTGATCCGCGGGGTCGCCCGCACCGCCGTCGTCGCCGGCACGGCCAGCGCCGTGGCCGGGCGCGTGCAGCGCCGGCAGCAGGGGCGCTGGGCGGAGCAGGACGCCCAGCAGGCGCAGGCGCAGGCCTACCAGCAGCAGCAGGCGCAGCAGGCGTACGCCCAGCAGCAGCAGGCCTACGCGCAGCCGGCGTACGGGCAGTCCCCGTACCCGCAGGAGCCGTACACCGCGCCCGCCCCGGCGCAGCCCACGTCGCCCGGCGTGCCCGCCGGCTCCGACATGGACGCGCGCATCGCGCAGCTGCGCGACCTGGCCGCCCTGCGCGACCAGGGGGTGCTGTCCCCCGAGGAGTTCGAGGCGCAGAAGGCGCGCATCCTCGGCTGA